In the genome of Dermacentor andersoni chromosome 3, qqDerAnde1_hic_scaffold, whole genome shotgun sequence, one region contains:
- the LOC129386966 gene encoding uncharacterized protein produces the protein MGQLSSAWFANGTAAATMFRLCVVLALVSSALAGHLRGGYSLGSDVSLPNGVALGRGVGIGNGVGFTGYGLSNGIGYSGLTGFGAGHGLADGPSTSYAVAAPAVARTVSTYQAAPAIATYAASPVTTAAAAPAVSRVTTYQSAPVAASAPAISTTYQAAPAVSRFTTYQSAPGVASYATPAVSRVSYQTAPAVTKVYQSAPVVAVAPAVSRVTTYQSAPATATYTAPSVSHVTYQSAPVVAAAPAVSRVTYQNAPAVAASPAVSRFTAYQSNPAVATYAAPAVSRVTYQSAPVVAAAPAVSRVTTYQSNPAVATYAAPAVSRVTYQSAPVIAAAPAVSRVTTYQSAPAAPRITTYHSAPAVSRVTYQSAPVVAAAPALPRFAAYQSASAATTYAAPAATKIFQSSPAIATGATAPSLSHVTTYQSTPAMASAAQAFPVATYAAAPAATTIHGDPAVTTTTIHHAPAVTTGGHAAPAYAAYQATPVYGYGVGNLGYGTGNYGLGHGFGVYGLNYGYGLGTPFDYNTLLRRKKC, from the exons ATGGGGCAACTCAGCAGTGCTTGGTTTGCCAACGGTACTGCTGCCGCAACCATG TTCCGTCTCTGCGTCGTCCTTGCTCTGGTCTCCAGCGCCCTTGCTGGACACCTTCGCGGTGGCTACAGCCTTGGCAGTGATGTCAGCCTCCCCAATGGAGTTGCCCTCGGCAGGGGTGTTGGCATCGGCAATGGTGTTGGCTTCACAGGCTACGGTCTTAGCAACGGAATTGGCTACTCTGGCCTCACCGGCTTCGGTGCCGGCCACGGCCTGGCCGATGGACCATCCACCAGCTACGCCGTAGCTGCTCCAGCTGTTGCTCGCACCGTCTCCACTTACCAAGCTGCTCCAGCCATCGCTACCTACGCCGCTTCCCCAGTCACCACCGCGGCCGCTGCTCCAGCCGTGTCTCGCGTGACCACCTACCAGTCCGCTCCAGTGGCGGCCTCTGCCCCAGCTATTTCTACCACCTACCAAGCTGCTCCAGCTGTGTCCCGCTTCACCACATACCAGTCGGCTCCAGGTGTCGCTAGCTACGCCACTCCAGCTGTCTCTCGCGTCTCCTACCAAACCGCCCCAGCAGTGACTAAGGTGTACCAGAGCGCCCCAGTCGTCGCTGTTGCCCCAGCTGTGTCCCGCGTCACCACCTACCAGTCTGCTCCAGCTACAGCTACTTACACTGCTCCATCTGTCTCCCACGTCACCTACCAGAGTGCCCCAGTAGTAGCTGCTGCCCCAGCTGTGTCCCGCGTCACCTACCAGAACGCCCCAGCCGTCGCTGCGTCCCCAGCTGTATCCCGCTTCACCGCCTACCAGTCTAACCCAGCTGTCGCTACTTACGCTGCTCCAGCTGTCTCCCGCGTCACCTACCAGAGTGCCCCAGTCGTCGCTGCTGCTCCAGCTGTGTCCCGCGTCACCACATACCAGTCTAATCCAGCTGTCGCTACGTACGCTGCTCCAGCTGTCTCCCGCGTCACCTACCAGAGTGCCCCAGTCATCGCTGCTGCTCCAGCCGTGTCACGCGTCACCACCTATCAGT CTGCGCCAGCTGCGCCCCGCATCACTACTTACCATTCTGCTCCCGCTGTCTCCCGTGTCACCTACCAGAGCGCCCCAGTCGTTGCTGCTGCCCCAGCCTTGCCGCGCTTCGCCGCGTACCAGTCCGCTTCAGCTGCCACTACCTACGCTGCCCCAGCTGCCACCAAAATATTTCAGTCCTCTCCTGCTATCGCCACTGGGGCAACCGCTCCATCTCTGTCCCATGTGACCACCTACCAGTCTACGCCTGCCATGGCCAGCGCCGCTCAAGCTTTTCCAGTGGCCACCTACGCCGCTGCCCCAGCTGCCACTACCATCCACGGAGATCCGGCTGTTACCACTACCACTATTCATCACGCCCCAGCTGTCACCACCGGTGGCCACGCTGCACCAGCCTACGCTGCCTACCAGGCCACCCCCGTCTACGGCTACGGTGTTGGAAACCTCGGCTACGGCACTGGAAATTACGGCCTCGGCCACGGCTTTGGTGTCTATGGCCTCAACTACGGATATGGTCTTGGTACTCCATTCGACTACAACACCCTCCTCCGCAGGAAGAAGT GCTGA